The genomic DNA AACCGTCAGATTAGAGACTTCTAGATTCATGCGGGATGCTCTAAACGTTCCTCCATTCTCCTTGCGAAAAGGGAAATGGGAAGGGTAAGGATAAGGTATCCGACAGCCAACGGGAGAAAGCTTTCGAAAGTGCTAAACGTAAAAGAATTCACCTCCTGCGCATTCAAGGTCAGCTCATTGACCGCAATGATTGAAAGGAGGGAGCTGTCTTTAATCAGTGACGCGAACTGGCCGCTAAGCGGGGGAAGCGTTTGCCGAATCGCTTGAGGCAAGATCACGAAGCGCAGCGTTTGTGAGTCAGTAAAACCGACTGCCCGAGCACTTTCCCGCTGAGAAGCCGAAACACTTTCGAGGCCTGCTCGGAAAATCTCGGCAATATACGCTCCAGAAAATAGAGCCAAAACCAAAACGCCGACCACATACCGGTTGCTGATCCCGTACCCGTCAGCGACAATGTAGAAGAAGATCAAAATCTGAACGAGGAAAGGAGTTCCCCGAATCAGTTCGATATAAAGAGTCGCAAGACTTCGCAAAAAAGGGCGATTGGAAGAACGGGCGAGTGCACAACCGAAGCCAATCAAAGTGCTCAAAGAGAGAG from Verrucomicrobiota bacterium includes the following:
- a CDS encoding amino acid ABC transporter permease; the encoded protein is MTKDQVSPARVFAGWLFALVVLGGFFAFAFFQLDYGWDWKGVWEYRDKFLDGWLNTLWISAAALSLSTLIGFGCALARSSNRPFLRSLATLYIELIRGTPFLVQILIFFYIVADGYGISNRYVVGVLVLALFSGAYIAEIFRAGLESVSASQRESARAVGFTDSQTLRFVILPQAIRQTLPPLSGQFASLIKDSSLLSIIAVNELTLNAQEVNSFTFSTFESFLPLAVGYLILTLPISLFARRMEERLEHPA